From the genome of Phytohabitans rumicis, one region includes:
- a CDS encoding glycoside hydrolase family 130 protein → MTDEHPDLTVRLGPTLTPDPGRVIVKLFVPGEDAALVQTRASALIERIAQLDDDETSQLLDQTLARFGDRHHDLTATFQHHYELVHHRVARTSVLSPTARLLVGAYFSHEYAVEAAALCNPSMVPHPDQSNLDTEQLRVAVSLRQIGEGHLSSIGFATAVIGPGSRLTVADRSGPLVTGQRTGARHRRDLLAAGLAEDGWDNEVSANVLASLPERFGDEDFERALGRIPTDLLTRATTQSTLEQLRRTAAASYAMTFAADSPLHRRVLWPATPAESNGMEDARFVRFTGDDGEAAYQATYTAYDGRRIAARRLSTEDLAHFQITPMRGPGARNKGVALFPRTVGGRHLALCRSDGETIGLTALDGTNLWQPPVPLHAPGRGWELIQVGNCGSPIETDAGWLVLTHGVGPMRQYAIGALLLDLDHPERVIAELPGALLAPNDTERNGYVPNVVYSCGGLLHAGTLWLPYGASDARVEFAHVAVAALLDAMK, encoded by the coding sequence CCTCATCGAACGCATCGCACAGCTCGACGACGACGAGACCAGCCAGCTGCTGGACCAGACGCTCGCGCGCTTCGGCGACCGGCACCACGACCTCACGGCGACGTTCCAGCACCACTACGAGCTCGTCCACCACCGGGTCGCCCGAACCAGCGTCCTATCCCCCACGGCCCGCCTGCTCGTCGGCGCCTACTTCAGCCACGAGTACGCCGTGGAGGCCGCCGCCCTGTGCAACCCCTCGATGGTGCCGCACCCCGATCAGTCCAATCTGGACACAGAACAACTCCGCGTGGCGGTCAGCCTGCGCCAGATCGGCGAGGGACACCTGTCCTCCATCGGCTTCGCCACCGCGGTCATCGGACCGGGAAGCCGGCTCACCGTCGCCGACCGGTCCGGCCCGCTGGTCACCGGGCAGCGCACCGGCGCCCGCCATCGACGCGACCTGCTCGCCGCCGGACTCGCCGAGGACGGGTGGGACAACGAGGTCTCCGCGAACGTTCTGGCCTCCCTGCCTGAGCGGTTCGGCGACGAGGATTTCGAGCGGGCCCTGGGCCGGATCCCGACCGACCTGCTCACCCGCGCCACCACCCAGAGCACCCTTGAGCAACTGCGCCGCACCGCCGCCGCCAGCTACGCCATGACGTTCGCCGCCGACTCCCCGCTGCACCGCCGAGTCCTGTGGCCGGCCACTCCCGCCGAAAGCAACGGGATGGAGGACGCCCGCTTCGTCAGATTCACCGGCGACGACGGCGAGGCGGCATACCAGGCGACCTACACGGCCTACGACGGACGGCGCATCGCGGCGCGCCGGCTCAGCACCGAAGACCTCGCCCATTTCCAGATAACCCCCATGCGCGGACCGGGCGCCCGCAACAAGGGCGTCGCGCTGTTCCCCCGTACCGTCGGCGGCCGCCACCTCGCGCTGTGCCGCTCCGACGGCGAAACCATCGGCCTGACCGCACTCGACGGCACGAACCTGTGGCAACCGCCCGTGCCGTTGCACGCGCCCGGCCGCGGCTGGGAACTGATCCAGGTCGGCAACTGCGGATCACCCATCGAGACCGACGCCGGCTGGCTCGTGCTCACCCACGGGGTCGGCCCGATGCGCCAGTACGCCATCGGCGCCCTCCTGCTCGACCTGGACCACCCCGAGCGCGTCATCGCCGAACTGCCCGGTGCGCTGCTGGCACCCAACGACACCGAACGCAACGGATACGTACCCAACGTCGTCTACTCCTGCGGCGGCCTGCTACACGCCGGCACCCTGTGGCTGCCGTACGGGGCCAGTGACGCGCGGGTCGAATTCGCCCACGTCGCCGTCGCCGCCCTCCTCGACGCGATGAAGTAG
- a CDS encoding transglutaminase-like domain-containing protein, with the protein MSTLETERTTSHVGCTLALEAYTPATIVIQIAAARRPGGATSERLDVVNNTVPLPVQEIAGPVVGRQSLVRVQPGPLTVSYEAAVADPVTTGNGARVTDEEWVEALRPSRYCPADRLAGFAHGHFGELPTPVQRVRAICEYVWRHVAYVTETSGPTTDAVDTLLTGKGVCRDFAHLVAALCRAVDVPARIASVYAPGLSPMDFHAVVETDIDGRWQVWDATRSAPRQTLVRIATGRDAADIAFTTVISGRVDLQGMTISATAGGDLPLDDHDQLVALG; encoded by the coding sequence GTGAGCACTTTGGAGACGGAACGCACGACCAGCCATGTTGGCTGCACGCTTGCCCTTGAGGCGTACACACCGGCCACGATCGTGATCCAGATCGCGGCTGCCCGCCGCCCCGGAGGCGCGACGAGTGAACGCCTGGACGTGGTCAACAACACGGTGCCCCTGCCCGTTCAGGAGATCGCCGGACCGGTTGTCGGCCGCCAGAGCCTGGTCCGGGTCCAGCCGGGGCCGTTGACCGTGAGCTATGAGGCGGCGGTCGCGGACCCCGTCACTACGGGGAACGGTGCTCGGGTAACCGATGAGGAGTGGGTCGAGGCGCTGCGCCCGAGCCGGTACTGCCCGGCGGACCGGTTGGCCGGCTTCGCGCACGGTCACTTCGGCGAGCTGCCGACGCCCGTGCAGCGGGTGCGTGCGATCTGCGAGTACGTCTGGCGGCACGTCGCGTACGTCACCGAGACCAGCGGTCCCACTACCGACGCGGTGGACACCTTGTTGACCGGTAAGGGCGTCTGCCGCGACTTCGCACATCTGGTCGCCGCGCTGTGCCGTGCCGTCGACGTTCCGGCCCGGATCGCGTCGGTGTACGCGCCCGGCCTGTCGCCGATGGACTTCCACGCCGTGGTGGAGACCGACATCGATGGCCGCTGGCAGGTGTGGGACGCGACGCGTTCGGCGCCCCGCCAGACGCTGGTGCGCATCGCCACCGGCAGAGACGCCGCCGACATCGCCTTCACGACGGTGATCTCCGGTCGCGTCGACCTGCAGGGCATGACAATCAGCGCGACGGCGGGCGGGGACCTTCCCCTGGACGATCACGACCAGCTGGTCGCCCTCGGCTAA
- a CDS encoding Na+/H+ antiporter: MWWVSVESILLLVLAAVAVVVAVRWVANRTGLPAAALLPIIGIAYALLPGPNVTLDPDIILTFVLPPLLYSAALDSSLMAIRRNLRTVVSLSVVLVFLTALVIGFGFAWFVAGATLAAGIAVGAAVAPPDPVAALAVGRKVGLPPKLLTLTQGEGLLNDATALTILSVAVAAATGGGFSAPSAFGQFLTAAAGGVAVGALVAFGIRMLSRPLGGDPLMVNAVSLATPFGAYLIAERIHVSGVLAVVVAGLIVGHHTPRSASGASRLQTTAVWRLVDFLLEGFVFLLIGQQLPEVVRGLAQYDTSTIVIAVAITVGVVLLLRPLWLLLTQSLPRSLHTWLGADGPDKDNARSRQAQRLTGREVAVLSWSGTRGVISLAAIFTLPLVTDSGAPFPDRDLLLFCTFVVVIVTLVGQGLTFAPIVQALGLRANETDQARLRNEARSASVEAALDTLDELEAQQHDNVHTDVIETMRGQLRVRLNRYQGRLDLLRETDSADLPVSPRYEAALHVRRVAIDAQREELLRWRDAGRLPDEGLRVLERELDHEERLLPDRPRR, translated from the coding sequence ATGTGGTGGGTGAGCGTCGAGTCAATTTTGCTTCTTGTCCTCGCCGCCGTCGCGGTGGTCGTGGCGGTGCGCTGGGTCGCCAACCGGACCGGTTTGCCGGCCGCGGCGCTGCTGCCGATCATCGGCATCGCGTACGCGCTGCTGCCGGGGCCCAACGTCACGCTCGATCCGGACATCATCCTGACGTTCGTGCTGCCACCACTGCTGTACAGCGCCGCCTTGGACTCCTCGCTGATGGCGATCCGCCGCAACCTGCGTACCGTGGTGAGTCTTTCGGTGGTCTTGGTTTTTCTCACCGCACTGGTGATCGGGTTCGGCTTCGCCTGGTTCGTCGCTGGCGCGACGCTGGCCGCGGGAATCGCGGTCGGCGCGGCGGTCGCGCCGCCGGATCCCGTGGCCGCGCTGGCGGTCGGGCGAAAGGTCGGTCTGCCGCCCAAACTTCTCACGCTCACTCAGGGCGAGGGGCTGCTCAACGACGCCACCGCCCTCACCATCCTGAGTGTGGCCGTGGCGGCGGCCACGGGGGGCGGCTTCTCGGCGCCCTCCGCGTTTGGTCAGTTCCTGACCGCGGCGGCGGGCGGGGTCGCGGTGGGCGCGTTGGTCGCGTTCGGCATCCGGATGTTGTCGCGGCCGCTGGGCGGCGACCCGCTGATGGTCAACGCGGTCTCGCTGGCGACCCCGTTCGGCGCCTACCTGATCGCGGAACGGATTCACGTCTCTGGCGTGCTGGCGGTCGTCGTCGCCGGGCTGATCGTCGGGCACCACACGCCGCGGTCGGCCTCGGGCGCGAGCCGGCTGCAGACGACCGCGGTCTGGCGGCTGGTCGATTTCCTGCTCGAGGGCTTCGTGTTCCTGCTCATCGGTCAGCAGTTGCCGGAGGTCGTGCGTGGGCTGGCGCAGTACGACACCTCCACGATCGTCATCGCGGTCGCGATCACGGTGGGCGTGGTGCTGCTGCTGCGGCCGCTGTGGCTGCTGCTGACCCAGTCGCTGCCCCGTTCGCTGCACACCTGGTTGGGCGCTGACGGGCCGGACAAGGACAACGCCAGGAGCCGGCAGGCCCAGCGGCTGACGGGCCGGGAGGTGGCCGTGCTGAGCTGGTCGGGCACGCGAGGTGTGATCAGCCTGGCGGCGATCTTCACGCTGCCGCTGGTCACCGACAGCGGCGCCCCGTTCCCCGATCGCGACCTGCTACTGTTCTGCACCTTCGTCGTCGTGATTGTCACCCTGGTGGGACAGGGCCTCACCTTCGCGCCGATCGTCCAGGCGCTCGGGCTGCGGGCGAACGAGACCGACCAGGCCCGGCTGCGCAACGAAGCGCGTTCGGCCTCCGTGGAGGCCGCCCTGGATACGCTCGACGAGTTGGAGGCGCAACAGCATGACAACGTCCACACCGACGTGATCGAGACGATGCGCGGGCAGTTGCGCGTCCGGCTGAACCGCTACCAGGGCCGACTCGACCTGCTTCGCGAGACCGACTCGGCCGACCTGCCGGTGTCGCCGCGATACGAGGCCGCGTTGCACGTTCGCCGCGTGGCGATTGACGCCCAACGGGAGGAGCTGCTGCGCTGGCGCGATGCCGGCCGCCTGCCGGACGAGGGGTTGCGCGTGCTCGAACGCGAGCTGGACCACGAGGAACGACTCCTACCCGACCGACCACGCCGGTAA
- a CDS encoding TOPRIM nucleotidyl transferase/hydrolase domain-containing protein, translating to MATARRADMIELARGALDGRLGGNAASIRATARALAKVESATAVVLVEGISDQIALETAAVCRGRDLEAERVVIVPIGGAHAIGRFLTRLGPLGTRVRLAGLCDLREEEIFRRGLAATHLGSPRTRADMEHLGFYVCVNDLEEELIRAVGTAGVEALFASEGDLRSFHSFQSQPAWRDRNLEAQMYRFMRSSSRRNLRYARLFVEAAVGRDTLPRPLDALLTTV from the coding sequence ATGGCCACGGCCCGGCGCGCCGACATGATTGAGCTTGCTCGTGGTGCGCTCGATGGCCGCCTGGGTGGCAATGCCGCATCGATCCGGGCGACGGCCCGCGCCCTGGCGAAGGTCGAGTCCGCCACGGCCGTGGTGCTCGTCGAGGGCATCAGCGACCAGATCGCACTGGAAACGGCCGCGGTGTGCCGCGGCCGGGATCTCGAAGCGGAGCGGGTCGTGATCGTGCCGATCGGCGGGGCGCACGCGATCGGCCGCTTCCTGACGAGGTTGGGCCCGCTTGGCACCAGGGTGCGACTTGCCGGTCTGTGCGACCTGCGTGAGGAGGAGATATTCCGGCGCGGACTGGCCGCGACCCATCTCGGCTCACCCCGCACGCGCGCCGACATGGAGCACCTCGGGTTCTACGTCTGCGTCAACGACCTGGAGGAGGAACTGATCCGCGCCGTGGGCACCGCCGGGGTCGAAGCACTCTTCGCCTCCGAGGGCGACCTCCGATCGTTCCACTCGTTCCAGAGCCAGCCCGCCTGGCGCGACCGGAATCTCGAAGCGCAGATGTACCGGTTCATGCGCAGCAGTTCGCGCCGCAACCTGCGCTACGCGCGGCTGTTCGTCGAGGCGGCGGTCGGCCGGGATACCCTGCCCCGACCGCTCGACGCGCTACTCACAACGGTTTGA
- a CDS encoding Hsp70 family protein — protein sequence MTATGYRLAIDFGTTTTVAMLVGPDGRVIPLLFDASPLLSSAVCAGDTVLTGADALRAAVSAPAGFEPNPKRRIDEGVVWLGEREVPVAELIAAVLGRVAAEARRVVGGPPAQVVLTHPASWGGGRCGVLVDAARRAGLGEVGLVAEPVAAAAYFAAVLGRQVHSGQCLVVYDLGAGTFDAAVVRLSPAGFEVVAADGLADVGGLDLDAVVVSHAHAATGDAGWPRLDEPRTAADRHARQALWQGARAVKEQLSRHPAASLHVPLVDAEVRLTRDEFERAVGPYLARTVALTSAMLTRAGVRGEWVAGVLLVGGGSRIPLAGTLLHRAIGIAPTAIDHPELVVAEGALRVGSRTGAPPPAYPKGSGTAVRPAAHDGGRPARRLAVAGAAVAAVAAVAVAAVILWPEGTTGEPDATGSSPATTRSAAVRPTTEPTVGAGSGALTELRVTTLVEGDGERTRAGQTLTVHYVGVFYTTGEQFDASWDSEPFTFALGTGVVIRGWDQGLAGVRVGSRVQLDIPAALAYGDNPTQGQPGGPLRFVVDVLSAQ from the coding sequence ATGACGGCGACGGGGTATCGGCTGGCGATCGACTTCGGTACCACCACGACGGTCGCGATGCTGGTCGGGCCGGACGGGCGGGTCATTCCGTTGCTGTTCGACGCGTCGCCGTTGCTGTCCTCCGCGGTATGCGCCGGCGACACCGTGCTGACCGGTGCGGACGCCTTGCGGGCCGCGGTGTCCGCGCCGGCCGGCTTTGAGCCGAACCCGAAGCGGCGCATCGACGAGGGTGTGGTGTGGCTCGGCGAGCGGGAGGTGCCCGTCGCCGAGTTGATCGCGGCGGTGCTGGGCCGGGTGGCGGCGGAGGCGCGTCGGGTGGTCGGCGGCCCGCCGGCTCAGGTGGTGCTGACCCATCCGGCGAGTTGGGGTGGCGGCCGGTGTGGTGTATTGGTCGACGCCGCGCGCCGGGCGGGGCTGGGCGAGGTGGGTCTGGTCGCCGAACCGGTGGCGGCGGCCGCGTATTTCGCCGCCGTGCTGGGCCGGCAGGTCCATTCCGGACAGTGCCTGGTCGTGTACGACCTGGGGGCCGGCACCTTCGACGCCGCCGTGGTGCGGTTGTCGCCGGCCGGGTTCGAGGTCGTTGCCGCGGACGGGCTGGCCGACGTGGGCGGTCTGGACCTGGACGCGGTCGTGGTGAGTCACGCCCACGCGGCGACCGGCGACGCCGGCTGGCCGCGGCTGGACGAGCCGCGGACCGCCGCGGACCGGCACGCCCGCCAGGCGCTGTGGCAGGGCGCCCGCGCTGTCAAGGAGCAGCTGTCCCGCCATCCCGCTGCCAGCCTGCACGTCCCGCTGGTCGACGCCGAGGTCCGGTTGACCCGCGATGAGTTCGAGCGGGCGGTCGGGCCGTACCTGGCGCGCACCGTCGCGCTGACCAGCGCCATGCTGACCCGGGCCGGTGTGCGGGGGGAGTGGGTCGCCGGGGTGCTGCTCGTGGGCGGCGGCAGCCGGATCCCGCTGGCCGGCACGCTGCTGCACCGCGCGATCGGCATCGCGCCGACCGCGATTGACCATCCCGAGCTCGTCGTCGCCGAGGGCGCGCTGCGGGTGGGCTCCCGTACCGGTGCGCCGCCGCCGGCGTACCCGAAAGGCAGTGGTACCGCGGTGCGGCCGGCGGCTCACGACGGCGGCCGGCCGGCGCGGCGCCTGGCTGTTGCCGGTGCGGCGGTGGCCGCGGTCGCTGCCGTCGCCGTCGCCGCGGTCATCCTGTGGCCGGAGGGGACCACCGGCGAGCCCGACGCCACCGGGTCGTCGCCGGCGACGACCCGGTCCGCGGCCGTCCGGCCGACCACCGAGCCGACCGTCGGCGCCGGTTCCGGCGCCCTCACCGAACTGCGGGTCACCACGCTGGTGGAGGGCGACGGCGAGCGTACGCGGGCGGGCCAGACCCTCACGGTGCACTACGTGGGGGTTTTCTACACCACCGGGGAGCAGTTCGACGCCTCGTGGGACTCCGAGCCGTTCACCTTCGCACTTGGTACCGGAGTGGTCATCCGGGGCTGGGATCAGGGCCTGGCCGGCGTGCGGGTCGGCAGCCGGGTGCAACTGGACATCCCCGCCGCTCTGGCCTACGGCGACAACCCCACCCAGGGCCAGCCGGGTGGACCGCTGCGCTTCGTCGTCGACGTGTTGTCCGCGCAGTAG
- a CDS encoding HIT family protein translates to MDECIFCKIVAGRSPAYRILEDEHCVAFLDVAPASPGHCLVVPRGHARNVWEISEEAHEHVARMVHRVAALLRAALAPDGVNVTHSTGEAAGQEVFHFHSHVVPRWRGDDLRPMWSASTASAQELESVRARVIAVR, encoded by the coding sequence GTGGACGAGTGCATTTTCTGCAAGATCGTCGCGGGTCGATCACCCGCATATCGGATCCTTGAGGACGAGCACTGCGTGGCGTTCCTCGACGTCGCTCCAGCCAGCCCGGGGCACTGCCTGGTTGTCCCACGTGGGCATGCCCGGAACGTCTGGGAGATCTCCGAGGAGGCCCACGAGCACGTCGCCCGCATGGTGCACCGCGTCGCCGCGCTACTGCGAGCGGCACTCGCTCCCGACGGCGTGAACGTCACCCACTCCACAGGCGAGGCCGCCGGCCAGGAAGTCTTTCACTTCCATTCACACGTGGTGCCGCGCTGGCGTGGCGACGACCTGAGACCAATGTGGAGCGCGTCAACGGCTTCAGCTCAGGAGCTCGAAAGTGTGCGAGCCCGGGTGATAGCGGTCCGGTAA
- a CDS encoding ATP-binding cassette domain-containing protein, whose protein sequence is MQLDDVWLRYRRQAPWVLRGVSVGLRPGEAASVIGRNGVGKSTLLRLAAGLLRPQRGTVRDRPARVGYVPERFPADQPFTARRYLLGMAGVRGLAAAAARHAVDGWAERLHFGRLLDTPMAELSKGSAQKVGLIQAVLCSPDLLILDEPWEGLDAATRAEVPLIVGEVTAAGGRVLISDHLGSAGELPGVRRWELVDGSLSEASSDLVECVIEVAVATSDVPSAVASLRAAGHQVVGVRVYEQEPTP, encoded by the coding sequence GTGCAACTGGACGATGTGTGGCTGCGGTACCGGCGCCAGGCACCGTGGGTACTGCGCGGAGTCAGCGTCGGCCTGCGCCCGGGTGAGGCGGCAAGCGTGATCGGCCGCAACGGGGTCGGCAAGTCGACCCTGCTCAGGCTCGCCGCCGGCCTGCTGCGGCCGCAGCGTGGAACGGTCCGGGACCGTCCGGCCCGGGTCGGCTACGTGCCCGAGAGGTTCCCGGCGGATCAGCCGTTCACCGCTCGCCGGTACCTGCTCGGGATGGCCGGGGTTCGCGGCCTGGCGGCGGCCGCCGCCCGCCACGCGGTTGATGGCTGGGCCGAGCGGCTGCACTTCGGGCGGCTGCTGGACACGCCGATGGCTGAACTGTCCAAGGGGTCGGCGCAGAAGGTCGGCCTGATCCAGGCCGTGCTGTGCTCACCGGATCTGCTGATTTTGGACGAGCCCTGGGAAGGGCTGGACGCGGCCACCCGGGCGGAGGTTCCGCTTATCGTCGGCGAGGTGACCGCCGCCGGTGGCCGCGTGCTGATCAGCGACCACCTTGGCAGCGCCGGTGAGCTGCCCGGCGTCCGCCGCTGGGAGCTGGTCGACGGGAGCCTTTCCGAGGCCAGCAGCGACCTGGTCGAGTGTGTGATCGAGGTGGCGGTGGCGACGTCCGACGTCCCGTCGGCCGTCGCTAGCCTGCGTGCCGCGGGGCACCAGGTCGTCGGAGTGCGGGTGTACGAGCAGGAGCCGACGCCATGA
- a CDS encoding DNA glycosylase AlkZ-like family protein has protein sequence MITHQVSREQGRRIAVRAQWLHRDRPAGLLELVRQLTLLQVDLTPAVAPSADLVAWSRLGSAYCPADLEAALGDQALIELQGMIRPAEDLALYRADMADWDQRDEVGGWHNTYRDWVAANRGCRLDILDRLRTDGPLPAREIPDTCDVPWRSTGWTNNRNVLRLLELMEARGEVAVVGRQAGRDRLWDLAERVFPDDNVVPAVEASRLRALRRLRSLGIARVKDVKDVGEPAVIDGVRGNWRVDPAQLDQPFSGRAALLSPVDRLVYDRKRMVEIFEFDYQLEMYKPAAKRRWGYYALPILYGDRLVGKLDAASDRPAGVLRVNAIHQDVPFSKAMSTAIHQEIESLATFLNLKLQLP, from the coding sequence GTGATCACGCATCAGGTGAGTCGCGAGCAGGGGCGCCGGATCGCGGTGCGGGCCCAGTGGCTGCACCGGGACCGGCCGGCCGGATTGCTGGAGCTGGTCCGGCAGCTGACCCTCTTGCAGGTGGACCTGACCCCGGCCGTTGCACCGAGCGCGGATCTGGTCGCCTGGAGCCGGCTCGGCTCGGCGTACTGTCCTGCGGATCTGGAGGCGGCGCTGGGCGACCAGGCGTTGATCGAGTTGCAGGGCATGATCCGGCCGGCCGAGGACCTGGCACTGTACCGGGCGGACATGGCCGACTGGGACCAGCGCGATGAGGTGGGCGGTTGGCACAACACCTACCGGGACTGGGTTGCGGCCAACCGGGGCTGCCGGCTGGACATCCTCGACCGGCTGCGCACCGACGGTCCACTGCCGGCCCGGGAGATCCCGGACACGTGCGACGTGCCCTGGAGGTCCACGGGCTGGACCAACAACCGCAACGTGCTGCGCCTGCTGGAGCTCATGGAGGCACGCGGTGAAGTGGCCGTGGTGGGGCGGCAGGCCGGCCGGGACCGCCTTTGGGATCTGGCCGAGCGGGTCTTCCCCGACGACAACGTGGTACCCGCCGTCGAGGCGTCGCGGCTGCGTGCGCTGCGGCGGCTGCGTTCGCTGGGCATCGCGCGCGTGAAGGATGTCAAAGACGTGGGCGAGCCGGCCGTGATCGACGGGGTACGGGGCAACTGGCGGGTCGACCCGGCTCAGCTGGATCAGCCGTTCTCCGGTCGGGCGGCCCTGCTGTCTCCCGTCGACCGCCTTGTCTACGACCGTAAGCGGATGGTGGAGATCTTCGAGTTCGACTACCAGCTGGAGATGTACAAGCCGGCCGCAAAGCGGCGTTGGGGCTACTACGCGTTGCCGATCCTCTACGGCGACCGCCTGGTCGGCAAGCTCGACGCCGCCTCCGACCGGCCGGCCGGAGTGCTGCGGGTCAACGCCATCCACCAGGACGTGCCGTTCAGCAAGGCGATGAGCACGGCGATCCACCAGGAGATCGAGTCGCTGGCGACGTTCCTGAACTTGAAGCTGCAACTGCCATGA
- a CDS encoding glycoside hydrolase domain-containing protein — translation MASAACLVAATAGAGAASHARAGDGIRTVSYHGYRVAVPDTWRMVDLAADPDACVRFDVPTVYLGRPADQAACPADLAGRTIGIVIEPIDDASADRVTAQTAIAPRGTATARQPASHSDTIHVAVPSAGVLVTAAHTPDTEDDARRILASATLGQNAEELSEARLLSRRTQETTAVAALAAGGPQPGTYLGRGFDTCAAPSQSAMNAWRTGSPYGAIGIYISGASRSCAQPNLTATWVTNQTNNGWRLIPIELGMQAPCGTRTPKMSSDTATALSQGATAASSAVNAAQALGIPAGSVIYNDIEHYPSTASCKAAVLSYLSGWTQRLHALGYLSGMYSSGSSGIADVCGAYNDTRYLRVDHLWFAWWNGAADTDAGQYCPDAYYANHQRLHQYAGDVTETWNGVQMSIDRNYLDVAGGTEPQPPAFSVIVDNTTAGQFTASTNWGTSSYSAERSGPDYRFAEPIAASDTAWYRANIPATASYEVSVWYPADPGYNDSTPYLIVTPDGNQSVRVNQRLNGGQWVSLGVFTLPAGDGDRVGVSRWTAGTGYVIADAIRITRV, via the coding sequence ATGGCAAGCGCGGCGTGTCTGGTCGCCGCGACAGCCGGCGCCGGCGCCGCTAGCCACGCGCGGGCCGGGGACGGCATTCGTACCGTCAGCTACCACGGCTACCGGGTTGCCGTCCCGGACACCTGGCGGATGGTCGACCTCGCCGCCGATCCGGATGCCTGTGTGCGGTTCGACGTACCCACCGTCTACCTCGGACGTCCGGCGGATCAGGCAGCCTGCCCCGCGGACCTCGCCGGCCGCACCATCGGCATCGTCATCGAACCGATCGACGACGCCTCCGCCGACCGCGTCACCGCACAGACCGCCATCGCCCCGCGCGGTACGGCGACCGCGCGCCAACCGGCGTCACACAGCGACACCATCCACGTCGCGGTGCCCAGTGCCGGGGTACTCGTGACCGCCGCGCACACGCCCGACACCGAGGACGACGCCCGCCGGATCCTGGCATCCGCGACGCTCGGCCAGAACGCCGAGGAGCTCAGCGAGGCGCGCCTGCTGTCCCGTCGTACCCAGGAAACCACCGCCGTCGCGGCGCTGGCGGCCGGCGGACCTCAGCCCGGCACCTACCTCGGCCGGGGCTTCGACACCTGCGCGGCACCGTCCCAGTCGGCCATGAACGCCTGGCGAACCGGCTCACCGTATGGCGCGATCGGCATCTACATCAGTGGCGCGAGCCGCTCGTGCGCGCAGCCCAACCTGACGGCGACCTGGGTGACGAACCAAACCAACAACGGCTGGCGCCTGATCCCCATCGAGCTGGGCATGCAGGCGCCGTGTGGCACCCGCACGCCCAAGATGTCCAGCGACACGGCCACCGCATTGTCCCAAGGCGCCACGGCCGCCTCCAGCGCGGTGAACGCCGCACAGGCGCTGGGCATCCCCGCCGGCAGCGTGATCTACAACGACATCGAGCACTATCCGTCCACCGCGTCGTGCAAGGCGGCCGTGCTGTCGTACCTTTCCGGCTGGACGCAACGCTTGCACGCGCTGGGTTACCTGTCCGGCATGTACTCCAGCGGGTCGTCCGGGATCGCCGACGTGTGCGGCGCCTACAACGACACCCGGTACCTTCGCGTAGACCACCTGTGGTTCGCCTGGTGGAACGGCGCCGCGGACACCGACGCCGGCCAGTACTGCCCGGACGCCTACTACGCCAACCACCAGCGCCTGCACCAGTACGCCGGCGACGTCACCGAGACCTGGAACGGCGTGCAGATGAGCATCGACCGCAACTACCTGGACGTGGCCGGCGGCACCGAGCCACAGCCGCCCGCCTTCAGCGTCATCGTGGACAACACCACCGCCGGCCAGTTCACGGCGAGCACCAACTGGGGCACGTCAAGCTACTCGGCCGAGCGCTCCGGCCCGGACTACCGCTTCGCCGAACCGATCGCCGCCAGCGACACCGCCTGGTACCGGGCGAACATCCCCGCGACCGCCAGCTACGAGGTGTCCGTGTGGTATCCGGCCGACCCGGGCTACAACGACTCCACCCCGTACCTCATCGTCACACCGGACGGCAACCAAAGCGTCCGGGTCAACCAAAGGCTCAACGGCGGCCAGTGGGTGTCGCTGGGCGTGTTCACGCTCCCCGCCGGGGACGGCGACCGGGTCGGCGTGAGCCGCTGGACCGCCGGCACCGGCTACGTCATCGCGGACGCGATCCGCATCACCCGCGTCTAG